From Leptospira ryugenii, a single genomic window includes:
- a CDS encoding DUF1566 domain-containing protein translates to MLLNTISRQFTSFCGLNSNNNANSLGSKIITSFRFASGQTGLNKDYVGSISGTNINIEIPYGLGLNLVPTFEFTGKSVSVGSVEQTSASTINNFASNSIYTVTAFDGTTQNYTVNVYQITPVADTGQTNCFNYGTPASCATTSASFPNQDGELQNFPNAKGTQPITTNSGYPNDPINKDTLKGIVWKTCHEGQTGSGCAGTASNLDHTSATTACNNLNSLNSGAGYAGLKNWRLPSIQELNQLMEYNGSTNNTNYWNSTLFPNPPSSNTSPFAWSSSTLIGAGAAMSHNNQYITNTATSSFNRAHCVSGFPQPSFDMVDNGNGTILDKRTKLIWQKCALGQTNDASCTGTPSLQNWSNSLLGCKNLTLAGKSWRLPNVNEMVTLLDLSLLSTQKINATYFPNFSAAGVAYDTSSANQQNVVYNQMFMPSAPEFQGISGKGVSNNYNARCVAGPE, encoded by the coding sequence TTGCTACTCAATACAATTTCTAGACAATTCACTTCATTCTGTGGTTTAAATTCTAACAATAATGCGAATTCACTAGGATCCAAAATCATTACGAGCTTTCGGTTTGCGTCTGGTCAGACAGGCTTAAACAAAGACTACGTTGGAAGCATTTCAGGAACAAATATAAACATCGAGATCCCATATGGACTAGGATTAAACCTCGTTCCTACCTTTGAATTCACGGGCAAGTCTGTCTCGGTCGGTAGTGTTGAACAAACCTCCGCGAGCACAATCAATAATTTTGCATCTAACAGCATTTATACTGTCACTGCCTTTGATGGCACTACGCAAAACTATACGGTCAATGTATATCAGATCACTCCAGTGGCAGATACTGGACAAACTAATTGTTTCAATTATGGCACTCCTGCAAGTTGTGCAACGACCTCGGCTAGTTTTCCAAACCAAGATGGAGAGCTGCAAAATTTTCCCAATGCCAAAGGTACACAACCCATCACAACTAACTCTGGCTATCCGAACGACCCAATCAACAAAGATACCCTAAAAGGTATTGTTTGGAAAACCTGCCACGAAGGTCAGACTGGTTCCGGGTGCGCAGGCACTGCAAGCAATCTAGATCATACATCTGCTACTACTGCCTGCAATAATTTAAATTCTTTAAATTCGGGTGCAGGCTATGCGGGTTTAAAAAACTGGAGGCTCCCCAGCATACAGGAGTTAAATCAGTTGATGGAATACAATGGCTCTACCAATAATACAAATTATTGGAACTCTACCTTATTCCCCAATCCACCTTCATCAAACACATCTCCTTTTGCCTGGTCTTCTTCCACTCTCATCGGAGCGGGAGCTGCCATGAGCCATAACAATCAATACATTACCAATACAGCTACTAGTTCATTCAATCGAGCCCATTGTGTTAGTGGGTTCCCACAACCTAGCTTTGATATGGTTGACAATGGCAATGGCACTATCCTCGATAAACGTACCAAACTCATTTGGCAAAAATGTGCCTTAGGCCAAACCAATGATGCTTCCTGTACGGGAACACCCAGTTTACAAAACTGGTCAAACTCACTCTTAGGTTGCAAAAATTTGACTTTGGCCGGTAAATCTTGGCGTTTGCCCAACGTGAATGAGATGGTGACACTCCTTGATCTGAGTTTACTCTCGACCCAAAAAATCAATGCCACGTACTTTCCGAACTTTTCAGCCGCAGGTGTAGCTTATGACACGAGTTCTGCTAACCAACAGAATGTTGTGTACAATCAAATGTTCATGCCAAGTGCACCGGAATTCCAAGGAATCTCAGGGAAGGGTGTAAGCAATAATTACAATGCTCGCTGTGTCGCTGGACCGGAATAA
- a CDS encoding adenylate/guanylate cyclase domain-containing protein — protein sequence MMRIIVLLFLFALGSQCSTETRENSLNGAWEFIYLPVSESFPSKDDLKWKAFEPGENLYTPNSRVGILWYRTTFNILPGYKLMIPPASVPGLYRVYVDGVMVHSFASLSEGKADVRKVWPIIDLPPPNKNNPQHSNLLISAHNTDDYGERGIMGPIWIGPADSIQTRFLLSQADTLFLGLVFLALSLATFAVSIGFSRDWGTFNFGFFLASLGSLSVLRSDLAWYLSGLGDEWFTLLRLSFFSVPIGLFGIALPMFRGKSRRILFALYSLLGSFFFLSFANEFTLTLNVWFVFRIFLLIIIPGALTLGALSIIAAIHGNRELRLFSIGLSLFLFAALIDLVDRFLELIPFGLIHWALIAFVGIVLFLITDRFFQSQRDLRAYTDNLEKTNRSLRRFVPDQFLDILGKPSLVEVNHGDQVQREMTVLFADIRSFTELSESMTPQENFNFLNSYLQRVGPIIRENGGFIDKYIGDAIMALFDSSEDAVRAAIQMHAMVRSHNQVRIDTNRVPIKIGIGIHRGMVMLGTIGEVERIDNTVIGDAVNIASRLEGLTSGYGAGVLLSSDVVHELNGDYKLRTLGKHLVKGKRLPVLVFELLDVDTPDISEKKLEYDPFFQEAIKHFAKGQFKLAQKTLSSLVQSNPYDGAAQRILERCKRMLRVK from the coding sequence ATGATGAGAATTATTGTTTTATTATTCCTATTTGCCTTAGGCAGTCAATGTTCGACTGAGACACGAGAAAACTCTCTAAACGGAGCCTGGGAATTTATTTATTTACCGGTTTCTGAATCCTTTCCTTCAAAAGATGACCTTAAATGGAAAGCGTTTGAGCCTGGAGAGAATCTCTATACTCCGAATTCTCGCGTAGGGATCCTGTGGTATCGGACTACTTTTAACATTCTTCCTGGCTATAAATTGATGATACCGCCTGCAAGTGTCCCTGGTCTTTACCGAGTTTACGTTGACGGAGTTATGGTTCACTCATTTGCCTCGCTATCGGAAGGTAAGGCCGATGTTCGCAAAGTCTGGCCTATTATAGATTTACCTCCACCGAATAAAAATAATCCGCAACATTCTAATCTTCTGATTTCTGCACATAATACGGATGACTATGGTGAAAGAGGCATCATGGGACCGATCTGGATAGGACCTGCTGACTCAATCCAAACTAGATTCCTACTTTCCCAGGCGGACACTCTCTTTCTCGGACTCGTCTTCTTAGCCTTGAGTCTTGCGACTTTTGCGGTCTCAATAGGCTTCAGTCGAGATTGGGGCACCTTTAATTTTGGCTTTTTTCTGGCTTCTCTTGGTTCCTTGAGTGTTTTACGGTCGGATCTTGCATGGTATCTCAGTGGTTTAGGGGACGAATGGTTTACACTCCTTCGCCTTTCTTTTTTCTCCGTGCCTATAGGTTTATTTGGTATCGCATTGCCTATGTTTCGTGGAAAATCTAGGCGTATACTCTTTGCCCTCTACTCTCTTTTAGGTTCCTTCTTTTTTCTTTCATTCGCAAATGAGTTTACACTAACATTGAACGTATGGTTTGTGTTTCGTATTTTTTTGCTCATCATTATACCAGGAGCACTAACCTTGGGAGCTCTGTCCATCATAGCCGCTATCCATGGAAACCGAGAACTTCGGCTATTTTCCATAGGTCTTTCTCTTTTTCTATTTGCCGCACTTATTGATCTCGTAGATCGTTTTCTAGAACTGATCCCTTTTGGTTTGATCCATTGGGCACTGATTGCGTTCGTGGGAATCGTTCTATTTTTAATTACAGATAGGTTCTTTCAGTCACAAAGAGATCTAAGAGCCTACACAGACAATTTAGAAAAGACAAATCGTTCGCTTAGAAGATTTGTTCCCGATCAATTTTTAGATATTCTTGGCAAACCTTCACTTGTAGAAGTCAATCATGGCGATCAGGTTCAGCGAGAGATGACTGTTTTGTTCGCAGATATTAGATCATTTACTGAACTTTCAGAGTCGATGACTCCTCAAGAGAATTTCAATTTCCTTAACTCCTACTTACAGCGTGTGGGTCCTATTATTCGTGAGAACGGAGGATTTATCGATAAATACATCGGTGATGCCATTATGGCACTATTTGACAGCAGCGAGGATGCGGTACGTGCAGCGATACAAATGCATGCAATGGTACGATCACATAACCAAGTTCGTATCGATACAAACCGAGTCCCAATCAAAATAGGCATAGGCATCCACCGAGGTATGGTAATGCTCGGAACCATCGGAGAAGTCGAGCGCATTGACAATACAGTGATCGGAGATGCTGTAAATATTGCCTCCCGCTTAGAAGGTTTAACATCTGGGTATGGCGCGGGAGTATTATTGAGTTCTGATGTAGTACATGAGTTAAACGGTGATTATAAACTCAGAACCTTAGGAAAACATTTAGTAAAAGGAAAGCGCCTTCCTGTGCTTGTGTTTGAATTGCTCGATGTTGACACTCCAGATATATCTGAAAAAAAATTAGAGTATGATCCTTTCTTCCAAGAGGCAATCAAACATTTTGCAAAAGGGCAATTCAAACTTGCCCAAAAAACCTTATCATCATTGGTCCAATCAAATCCATATGATGGAGCAGCACAACGAATTCTGGAAAGATGCAAACGAATGTTACGTGTAAAATAA